TCGGGCCACGGCGACAGCGACGAGCTGCTCCGCTTCCTGCGATCGGGCGGGGCGAAGCCGCGCGCCGTCTTCGTGACGCACGGCGAGCCGCCGGCGGCCGCCGCGCTGGCGCGGCGCATCGAGAAGGAGCTCGGGTGCCGCACGTTCGAGCCGCGCCTCGGTTCGGTCTTCGACCTCGACGCCATCCTCGGCGACTGACATGCCCGAGCTGCCCGATGTCGTGGTCTACGTCGAGGCCCTGCGCGAGCGGACCCTCGGTCGCCGGCTTCTGGCGGTGCGGCTCAGGAGCCCGTTCCTCCTGCGCAGCGTCGATCCGCCTCTGCGGCGTGCCGAGGGGCGCACCGTCGTCGGGCTGCGCCGCATCGGCAAGCGGATCGCCGTGGAGCTCGACGGGGGCCTGTTCCTCGTCCTCCACCTGATGATCGCGGGGCGGCTGCACTGGAAAGCGGCCGGCGCGAAGATCCCCGGCCGGATCGGCCTGGCGGCCTTCGATTTCGACGCCGGGACGCTGCTTCTCACCGAGGCCGGCCCGAAGAAGCGCGCTTCGCTCCACGTCGTTCAGGGCGAGGGCCCGTTGCGGTCCTTCGGGCGCGGCGGACTCGAGATCCTGGACGCGGATCTCCAGGCCTTCCGCGCGGGACTTGGCGCCGAGAGCCACACGCTCAAGCGGGCGCTCACCGATCCGCGGCTGTTCAGCGGCATCGGAAACGCCTACTCGGACGAGATCCTCCATCGGGCCCGCCTGTCGCCGATGCGGCTCACGCGGCGCATGAAGGACGACGAGACGGCGCGGCTGTTCGACGCCTGCCGCGGCGTCCTTTCCGAGTGGACCGATCGGCTCCGGCGCGAGCGCGGCCCGGGGTTCCCCGGAAAGGTGACCGCGTTCCGCGACGGGATGGCGGTCCATGGGCGGTTCGGCAAGCCGTGCCCGCAATGCCGCACCCCCATCCAGCGCATCGTCTACGCCGACAACGAGTGCAACTACTGCCCGCGCTGCCAGACGGAGGGGAGGATCCTGGCCGACCGCGCCCTGTCCCGGCTGCTCCGGGACGACTGGCCCAGGACCATCGAGGAGCTCGAGGCGGGGCCGGGGGAAGACGGCTCCCCACCCTAGTGGCGCCAAGGTCGCTATTCCGCGTACATCGACTCGATCAGGTCGGCGAATTTCTGTTCGATGACGCGCCGCTTGACCTTGAGGGTCGGGGTCAGCTCCCCCGCATCCTGCGTCAGGTCCTTCGGCAACAGGCGGAATTTCTTGACCGTCTCGTAGGACGGCAGCCCCGCCATCTTCGCCTCGACGCGGCGGCGGAACAGGTCGATCACCTGGGGATGCCGGATGAGGTCCTCGACTCGCGTCAGGGGGATCTGCTTGCGCAGCGCATAGGATTCCAGGAGTTCCGGGTTGGGGACGATGAGCGCCGAGATGAAACGGCGCCGATCGCCGATCAGCACGGCCTGGGTGATGAAGGGATCGGTCTTGAGCAGGTTTTCCAGCGGCTGCGGGGCCACCATCTTGCCGCCCGATGTCTTCAGGACCTCCTTCTTGCGATCGGTGATTCTCAGGAAGCCGCTGTCGTCCAGCAGGCCGATGTCGCCCGTCGCGAACCAGCCGTCCCGGATCGCCTCGGCGGTCGCCTCCTCGTTCCGGAAGTACCCCTTCATGACGTTCGGGCCGCGCACCAGGATCTCGCCGTCCGGGGCGATCGTCACCTCGACTCCCGGGACGATCGGGCCGACGGTGCCGAGGCGCGCCCGGTCGAGGGTGTTGACCGCGACGACCGGGGAGGTCTCGGTCAGGCCGTATCCCTCGAGAATGCGGATGCCGGCGGCGTGGAAGAACTCCGCGATCTCGACCGCCAGGGGCGCGCTGCCGGAGACGAAGAACCGCAGCCGTCCCCCCAGCTTCTCCCGCACCTTCGCGAACACCAGACGATCGGTGACGGGATGGAGAAGGCGGATCGGCAGCGGCGCGGTGCGCCCGTCCAGCCGGGCGCGAGCCCGGGCCCTCCCGACCTTGAGCGCCAGGCCGAAGATCAGGCGGCGCGCCGGGGACGAGGCGCGCACCGCCGCCATGATGCGCGCGTGGATCTTCTCGAACATCCGCGGCACGCCGGCCACGACCGTCGGGCGGATCTCCGGGATGTTCTGCGGCGCCGCCTCGATCGACTCGGCGTAGGCGATCGTCGCCCCCGCCGTCAGGTAGACGAACTCGACCATCCGCTCGAAGACGTGCGTCAGAGGCAGGAGCGACAGGGCCACGTCCTGCGACGTGAACGGGATGACCGCCAGCGTGGCGTTGACGTTCGAGGCGAAATTCGCGTGCGTGAGCATGACGCCCTTGGGCGCGCCGGTCGTGCCGGACGTGTACAGGATGCTGGCCAGGTCGCCGGGCCCGACCGCCCCGCGGGCCGCATCGAAGCGGCCCGGGTCGGCTCGGTCGAGGGCCTCGCCGTCGCGCCGCAGCGCGGACCACGATGTGGCCTGGGGCGGCAGGCCCTGAGCGGGAGGATCGAGGACCACCAGGCGCTTCAGGACAGGCAGGGATCCGAGGACCGGGAGGACCTTGGCCATCTGGGCCCCCGTCGAGACGAACAGGACCCCTGACTGGCTGTTCTCGAGGATGAACCGGATCTGGTCCGTCAGGAGCGTCGGATAGATGGGCACGATCACCGCTCCGAGGTTCAGGGCCGCGTGGTCGAAGATCGTCCACTCCGGCCGGTTCTCCGACAGGATCGCGACCCGATCGCCACGGCGGACGCCGAGCGATTCGAGACCGCGCAGAAGCGACCGCACAGTCGTCGCGAACTCGTCGGTCGAGATGTCCTTCCAGGCGCCCTGCGACTTGTAGCGAAGCAGGTCCGGCTTGCGGGGGCCGGACTGGAGGCGCGTCAGGATGTCGCAGAGGGTGTGGATGTCCACCGCGGCGCATCTTCCCCGAGGCAAGGCCCCTTGTCAACGGCCTCCTCGTGCTAGCATTCCCGGCCCAGGCATGACGGACAAGGGCCTGCTTCTCATCCCGGCGCTGCTCGGGGCGCTGACGCCTGCCGCCACCGGCGCGCCATCCCACGGCGCGCACGGGGCGGCGACGGGGGGGCCGCCCCCCGCCGTGGCGGCGCCACCCGCCACGACGGTGCCGCTGCTCGGCAATCTCGGCTCCCATCATCACGTCATCGCCACGGGTTCGGACAAGGCGCAGCAGTACTTCGACCAGGGGCTGCGCCTGGTCTTCGGCTTCAATCACGACGAGGCGGAGCACGCCTTTCTCGAAGCGGCGCGGCTGGATCCGGACTGCGCCATGGCCTTCTGGGGCGTCGCCCTGGCCCTCGGGCCGAACATCAATCTGTCCCTGGACCCGGAGCGCAACGCCCGTGCGTACGACGCGATCCAGACGGCCAGGACCCTGTCCGCGCAGGCGAGCGAGCCGGAGGCGGCCTACATCCGGGCGCTGGGCGCGCGCTACTCGCTCGATCCGGCCGCCGACCGCGCGGTCCTCGACCGCGCCTACGCGAAGGCGATGGGCGAGCTGTCGCGGCGCTACCCCGACGACCTGGATGCCGCCACGCTCTATGCCGAAAGCCTGATGGACCTGCGCCCCTGGAAGCACTGGAACAAGGACGGGACCCCGGCCGAGGAGACCGAGGAGATCGTCTCGGTCCTCGAGTCGGTTCTGAAGCGCGACCCGCTGCATCCGGGGGCCAACCACTACTACATCCACGCCGTCGAGGCCTCGCCGCACCCGGAGCGGGCGATCCCGAGCGCGAAGCGGCTGGAGCGGCTCGTCCCCGGGGCCGGCCACCTGGTGCACATGCCGGCGCACGTCTACATGCGGACCGGCGATTATGCCGGTGCGGTCAAAAGCAACCGGGTCGCCGCCGAGGTCGACGAGGCGTACATCCGCTCGAGGCACATCACCGGCATGTACCCGGTCATGTACTACGCCCACAACCTGCATTTTCTTGCCATGGCCGCAGGCATGGAGGGGAACTCGGCCGCGGCGCGGGACGGGGCCGTTCGGCTCGCGGCGTTCCTCAAGGACGCCGTCGCCGACATGCCGATGGCCGAGTTCATGCTGCCCGCGCCCCTCTATGTGGCGCTGCGGTTCCAAGGCTGGAACGACGTCCTGCGCCAGCCCGCTCCCGACAGGCTCTTCGCGACGACCGCCGCCCTGAGGCACTTCGCGCGCGGCGTGGCGCACGCCGCCTTGAAGGACGTGAAGCAGGCGGAAGCCGATCGGAGGGAGTTCGACGAGGCCAGGGGGCGCGTCCCTTCCGATGCCCTGTTCAACCTGAACACGAGCGCCGGCGTGCTGGAGGTCGCCGCGGCCGTCCTCGACGCACGAATCGCCTCGGCCAAAGGGGACCACGCCGCCGCCCTCTCCGCCTGGAGAAAGGGGGTGGCGGCCGAGGAGAGGCTGAACTATGACGAGCCGCCGGTCTGGTACTACCCGGTGCGCGAGTCCCTGGGCGCCGAGCTGTTGCGGGCGGGCAAGCCCCAGGAGGCGGAGAAGGTGTTCCGCGAGGACCTGGCGAAGAACCCGCGCAACGGCCGGTCCCTGTTCGGCCTGTGGAAGAGCCTGGCGGCCCAGAAGAAACGGCAGGAGGCCAAAACCGCCCGGCGCGATTTCGAAGCGGCCTGGAAAAACGCCGACGTCGAGCTGGAACTTTCCGATCTCTGAGGAGCCATCACATCATGCGACTGGTCCGCCGGTGTTGTCCCGTTCTCCTCGTCCTGCTGTTCGTCTCCTTCCTTGCTTCGCCAGGCATGGCGGGACCCGGCTCCTCCGGGGACGCGCCCGCCGTGGAGACCCGCGTCACGGTCATCAAGGGGGCGACGGTCATGGACGGCACCGGCTCCCGGGGGCGCAGGGCGAACGTCCGGATCGAAGGGGACCGGATCGTCGATGTGGGCAAGGCGGCGCCGCCGCCGGGGGCCATCGTCGTGGATGGCGCGCGGCTGGCGCTGGCCCCGGGGTTCATCGACACGCACAGCCACGGGGACGACCAGATCTTCGATCACGGCGACGCCCTGGCGGTCACCAGCCAGGGGATCACCACCCTGGTCGTCGGCCAGGACGGCGGATCGTACTTTCCGCTGGCGCGGTTCTTCCGGAGGCTCGAGCGTCACCCGGCGGCCGTCAACGTGGCGTCCTACGCCGGCCACGGGACGCTGCGCGAGCGCGTGATGGGGGACGATTTCCGCCGGCACGCCACCGACGCGGAGGTCGGCTCGATGAAGCGGCTGCTCGAGAAGGAGATGCGCGCCGGGGCGATCGGCCTGTCCTCGGGCCTGGAGTACGATCCGGGGATCTACTCCGCGCCCGAGGAGGTGATCGAGCTCGCCCGCGTCGCCGCCGCGCACGGCGGCCGCTACATCAGCCACATCCGCAGCGAGGACCGGTACTTCTGGAAAGCTATCGACGAGATCATCGAGATTGGCCGCGTCGCGCGGCTGCCGGTCCAGATCTCCCACACCAAGCTGGCGATGCTCAAGTGGTGGGGCCAGGCGGACAAGCTGATCGCCCGCCTCGAGCGGGCCCGCGCCCAGGGCGTGAACATCACGGGCGACATGTATCCCTACCTCTACTGGGAATCGACGCTGACCGTGCTCTTCCCCGAGCGCGACTTCGAGGATCGCGCGGCCGCGGCCCTCGTGCTCAAGGAGATCTCCCGGCCGGACGGGCTCCTGCTGACCCAGTTCGACCCGGAGCCGTCCTACGCCGGGAAGACCGTCGCCGCCATCGCCAGGATGCGCCGGAGCGATCCGGTGACGACCCTCATCGACCTGATCCGGATGTCGGAGGCCATGCGGAAAGAGACCGGCCGCGGGGCCGAGAGCGTGATCGGCACGAGCATGCAGGAGCCGGACGTCGAGCGGCTGATGGCCTGGCGCTGGATGAACTTCTGCACCGACGGCTACCTGGAAGGGCCGCACCCGCGCGGGTTCGGCAGTTTCCCGCGCATCCTGGGGCGCTACGCGCGCGGCCGGAAGGTGATGACCATCGAGGAGGCGGTGCGCAAGGCCTCGGCCCTGGCCGCGGCGAACATGGGGTTCACCGATCGCGGCCTGATCAAGCCCGGCCTGCGCGCCGATCTCGTCCTGTTCGACCCGAAGACCGTGATCGACAGGGCCACACCCGCCGAGCCGCACGCCCTCTCGGCGGGCATCGACAAGGTCTGGGTCAACGGCGTCCTGGTGTTTGCCGACGGGAAGGCGACCGGCGCGCGCCCCGGGCGCGTGCTGCGGCGGGGCGGTTCGCAGGACGGCGGTTAGGAGCCTGTCCAAGTATCGGGCCGGCTCCTAGTCGTGCGGGTGCCTGTGGTGCAGGTCCGGCGCGTGCGGGTGGGAGTGCGTCAGGGGAGCGTGCCGGTGCGGGTGGGCGTGACGCGCGGCGCCGGCCGTCTCCGGGTCGTGGTCGTGCCGGTGGTGCTCGTCGTGCACGTGGGCGTGATCGTGTTCCATCTCCTCGTGCGTGTGCTCGTGATCGTGTGTTTCCCGCAGCATCAGCCCCAGCCCCAGGCCCATGATCGCCATTGCCGCGAGATCGGCGCCGCCGAGGCGCTCGCCGAGGACCGGGGCCGACACCAGGGCGCCCGCGAACGGCGCGGTGGCGAAGTAGGCGGCCACGCGCGCCGCCCCGAGCTCGCGCAGGGCGCGGAAGAACAGGAGGATGCTGGCGCCGTACGACACGACGCCGAGGAGGAGCGCCCAGGCCGCCGGCCGCGCCCCCGGCAGCGGCTCCCCCGCGAGACCGGCGACGAGCAGCATCAGGATGCCGCCGCTCAGCCCCTTGAGGGCGCCGAGGGCGACCGGGTCGCGCAGCGACAGCCGCTGGTTCAGATTGGTGTCGACCGCCCACGCCGCGCAGGCGAGCGCGATCGCCACGACACCCACCCACTCGGTCCGCATCCCTCCCGCGCCGTAGCCGACGATCACCTCACCGAGGACGATCAACCCCGCCGCGACCGCCTGGCGCCAGCCGATGTGCTCGCGGAACCAGAGGACGGCGATCAGGATCGTCAGCGGCGGCTCGAGGTTCAGCAGGAGCGACCCGGTGACCGCCGACAATCTCTGGAGGCCCAGCATCATGAGGGACGGTCCGAGAATCGACCCGCACAGGATGGCGGCCATGAGCAGCGGCAGGTCGGCCTTCTTGAGGGCCGTCTCGAGGACCCGCGGCGTCCCGCCGGCGCGATCCCGCCGCCAGGGGAGGCGGGAGACCAGCCCGAGCCCCGCGCCGACGTAGAGCAGGCCCGCGAGGGTCATGGGACCGGTGTCCCGAAGCAGGAGCTTGGAGAACGGCGCGCTCGCCCCGAACAGCAGGGCGGCGCCGAGCGCCATGGCCGCTCCGCGGGCATGGGTCTTCTCGATGCGCACGAGTCGAGGGGGGACGGTGAGAGGTGCCCGGTTCGGCCTACTTCTTGGACTTCGTCGCGCCGGCGGTGCGCTTGCGGGCCGGCGCCTTCTTGGCGCGCCGCTCCGGCGCGGCGATGTCGCTGCGCTGCAGTCGGACGATGCTGCTCACGAACTTCCGGCGACCCGCCTGATCGAATTCGATCGTGGTGGTGGACGGTCCGATCTCGGTGATCGTGCCCGGACCGTAGTCCTCGTGCTGAATCCTCTCGTTGACGGAAAAGGCGCTCGGGTTCTTGGCCAAGGGGGCCCTCCTTGCAGCCCCTATGATAACACTCCGGAGGACGGACCGATCGCCCGGAGGTTCCCCTCCGTTCGGGCCTCAGCCTTCCGCGTGCATTTCCTTTCATGGCGATCATGGTTCCCCGGTGATGCCCAACCCCGACCTTCAAGAAATCCGTTGACAAGTTTGCTCAACGCGGTAATTAGGGATACTAGTCTCCAGTACGACGTGCATCCTGTTCAGTGTGGGGGAGATGTGTCCAGGACGCCCGGCAGGGGCGTGACGGTCACTGAGGACGGCCAGCTGGACGAAAGGGTCCCCATCGCCACGGGGATCGTCCGGGCTGGCACGGCCAGGTTCCTCCGACCCGTCACACGGTTGCTCACGGGGACTGCGGCGCTCGCGGCCCTTCTGTTCGTGGCGCGGCTCGTCGTGGCGGCCGGTACCGTCACCCTGTACGTCGACGACGGCAGCACCTGCACCACCGGCTGCGGCAGCCAGGCCGCCCCATTCCGGACCATCACCGACGCCATCAACGACGCCGACTCCCGCATCGTCGCCGGCACCGCCAGTGGCGCCACGATCCAGGTCGCCGCCGGCACCTATTCCGGGCACATCTACATCTTCCCCAACATTCATGTGATCTGCGAGAGCCCGACCAACACCACCATCAACGCCACCGGCGACGGGCGGTCCGCCGTCATCCTCGCCGCGGGTCTCACCGGCCGGGTGCGCACCGACTTCTCCATCCGCAACTGTCGCATCACCGGCGGCGTCGGCGAGGCGCGAACCTCCTCCTCCCGCGTCTCCGGGGGCGGCGTGTTCATCCTGGGTGACGCCGTCGTCAGCAACAACGTCATCACCGGCAATATCATGGCCGGCACCGAGCCCAACTGGGTCGGCGCCGGCGTCTATGTCGGCTACGGCGACCCCATCATCATCGGCAACGTCATCACCGGCAACGTCGCCAACCCGCCCCCCCTCGGCGGCGGCTCCAACGACTCCCTCGGCGTCGGTGGCGGCGTCCACGTCGAGGGGAACGGCATCGGGCTCGTCGTCACGCACGCCCGCATCGAGGCCAACACCATCGCCGACAACGTGGCCCAGGGAGAGGTCGGCAAGGGGGGCGG
This sequence is a window from Candidatus Polarisedimenticolia bacterium. Protein-coding genes within it:
- a CDS encoding DNA-formamidopyrimidine glycosylase family protein, which produces MPELPDVVVYVEALRERTLGRRLLAVRLRSPFLLRSVDPPLRRAEGRTVVGLRRIGKRIAVELDGGLFLVLHLMIAGRLHWKAAGAKIPGRIGLAAFDFDAGTLLLTEAGPKKRASLHVVQGEGPLRSFGRGGLEILDADLQAFRAGLGAESHTLKRALTDPRLFSGIGNAYSDEILHRARLSPMRLTRRMKDDETARLFDACRGVLSEWTDRLRRERGPGFPGKVTAFRDGMAVHGRFGKPCPQCRTPIQRIVYADNECNYCPRCQTEGRILADRALSRLLRDDWPRTIEELEAGPGEDGSPP
- a CDS encoding long-chain fatty acid--CoA ligase, with the translated sequence MPRGRCAAVDIHTLCDILTRLQSGPRKPDLLRYKSQGAWKDISTDEFATTVRSLLRGLESLGVRRGDRVAILSENRPEWTIFDHAALNLGAVIVPIYPTLLTDQIRFILENSQSGVLFVSTGAQMAKVLPVLGSLPVLKRLVVLDPPAQGLPPQATSWSALRRDGEALDRADPGRFDAARGAVGPGDLASILYTSGTTGAPKGVMLTHANFASNVNATLAVIPFTSQDVALSLLPLTHVFERMVEFVYLTAGATIAYAESIEAAPQNIPEIRPTVVAGVPRMFEKIHARIMAAVRASSPARRLIFGLALKVGRARARARLDGRTAPLPIRLLHPVTDRLVFAKVREKLGGRLRFFVSGSAPLAVEIAEFFHAAGIRILEGYGLTETSPVVAVNTLDRARLGTVGPIVPGVEVTIAPDGEILVRGPNVMKGYFRNEEATAEAIRDGWFATGDIGLLDDSGFLRITDRKKEVLKTSGGKMVAPQPLENLLKTDPFITQAVLIGDRRRFISALIVPNPELLESYALRKQIPLTRVEDLIRHPQVIDLFRRRVEAKMAGLPSYETVKKFRLLPKDLTQDAGELTPTLKVKRRVIEQKFADLIESMYAE
- a CDS encoding D-aminoacylase, with translation MRLVRRCCPVLLVLLFVSFLASPGMAGPGSSGDAPAVETRVTVIKGATVMDGTGSRGRRANVRIEGDRIVDVGKAAPPPGAIVVDGARLALAPGFIDTHSHGDDQIFDHGDALAVTSQGITTLVVGQDGGSYFPLARFFRRLERHPAAVNVASYAGHGTLRERVMGDDFRRHATDAEVGSMKRLLEKEMRAGAIGLSSGLEYDPGIYSAPEEVIELARVAAAHGGRYISHIRSEDRYFWKAIDEIIEIGRVARLPVQISHTKLAMLKWWGQADKLIARLERARAQGVNITGDMYPYLYWESTLTVLFPERDFEDRAAAALVLKEISRPDGLLLTQFDPEPSYAGKTVAAIARMRRSDPVTTLIDLIRMSEAMRKETGRGAESVIGTSMQEPDVERLMAWRWMNFCTDGYLEGPHPRGFGSFPRILGRYARGRKVMTIEEAVRKASALAAANMGFTDRGLIKPGLRADLVLFDPKTVIDRATPAEPHALSAGIDKVWVNGVLVFADGKATGARPGRVLRRGGSQDGG
- a CDS encoding EamA family transporter, with amino-acid sequence MALGAALLFGASAPFSKLLLRDTGPMTLAGLLYVGAGLGLVSRLPWRRDRAGGTPRVLETALKKADLPLLMAAILCGSILGPSLMMLGLQRLSAVTGSLLLNLEPPLTILIAVLWFREHIGWRQAVAAGLIVLGEVIVGYGAGGMRTEWVGVVAIALACAAWAVDTNLNQRLSLRDPVALGALKGLSGGILMLLVAGLAGEPLPGARPAAWALLLGVVSYGASILLFFRALRELGAARVAAYFATAPFAGALVSAPVLGERLGGADLAAMAIMGLGLGLMLRETHDHEHTHEEMEHDHAHVHDEHHRHDHDPETAGAARHAHPHRHAPLTHSHPHAPDLHHRHPHD